In Thermococcus chitonophagus, the genomic stretch AAGGACTTTTAAGCTGTTGCCCGCCAGAATCTCGAGGATATTCAACTGGGGATATTTGAGGATAATTGTGTGTAGTAGGGAGGTAGCTTTAGCCTTGGATGGTCTAACTATAAGTTTTCTTCTTCTTTCAAGCTCAACAAGGCCCTTTTCCTTAAGCGGGTGAAGGATCGTCGAAAGGGTCGATTTGGATAGGTTAAGAATCTGAGCCAGATCCTTAAGCGTGGTCTCCTCCTCTATTATTGTGGCAAGGACTTTGAGCTCTAACTTCGTGAGAGTCATGTATCAAATTATCAAACTTTATTATAAAAATATTTGGATTTTTGAGCAAACAATTCTTTGGTGTCATGTAAAGTTTGTCTGGCATTCGAGCTGTAAGTTTCCTTGCAGTGGCACTAATCATGGCCGGATAGTATAAAACAGCGGGTTTTTATCCTGTTGCAATGGTATAAAGCAAATATCATCATGGGACGAAATAGGGGTGAAATCTCGTAGAAAGCACTTAAGAAGTACGTTTTTGCTGAAATCTATGTAAATAACCTCAATTCCAAGGATCCTGGGAGGGCAAGGTGACAGCGGGTTAAAAGGACCATGAAAAAGATGGGCTTAAGTTGGGGAGTGGTGATATACAATGGCCCTCTGAAAAAGAAGGAGGATGTATGGTTTGTGTCGAGGGAACTCTTTTTACTGATGCTCTGAAAAGAATTCATCCCAACATGCTCTCTATCAGCCTGTAGTCCTCCTCGGGAATTTCCCTCATGGCCTTACCCATCAGGTGCCCGCTCCACTTCTTCTTGTTCTTTATGAACTTCAGCTTGGGAATTAGGGGCTTGAACTTTACCTCTCCAATCTTTAGGGGCCTAATCTTCACCCTTATTGGGTAAGTTTCCCCAGGAGCGTGGGCTTTGAAGATCCTCGTTGAATCCGTGTAGGGTTCGCTTACTACTTCAAATATCCCGACTATCATGGGCTCCAGCACCTCTCCCTTTTTAGTTTCCTGCTTGACGTAGATGACGAGCTTGTCTCCGGGCCTAACCTTCTTCATGGTGTTTTCGTGTCTCCTGGGGACACCCCATACGTTCTTCTTCTTTATTATCTTCCAGTTATTCCTATTGGTTATGCAGAGCCAGAGTCTCATCTTTCAACCCTCCTAATATTCAACATGAGATTATGAAACTTTAAGAGCTTAGGTATTAAAATATAATCTTGAGGGATTAAATTCGATACAATATTTGACACTTATAAATAGGGGTGTCTTACAATGAGAGAAGACGAAACAAGAAAAACCTTGATCGATAAGATGCTTGAGAACAGTGGATGGATTATCGATGAAAACGTGAAGGAAGAATACGTAATTTCTCCTGGGATGATTATAAATGAAAGAGGCAATAGAATTAGAAAAAAGAGAGCTGATTATGTTCTTTTCTATCCTACAATATATGATGGGCATCCAATAGCAGTTGTAGAGGCCAAGAGGGTATCTAAAGATGTTTTAGCAGGACTAGAGCAGGCAAAGGCATATATGAAGATGCTCGGGGTTCCATTTGCATACGCCACAAATGGGCATGAAATAGTTGAGTATAACATCTTCACTAAAAGGGCAGTCAAAATAAACAAATTTCCAACGCCGTCAGAACTTTGGGAGAGGAAAGTAAGATGGGAGGAGATAGAAGATCCTAACCCTTTAAAAGTGCCATATAAGATAGTTGAAGGGAAGACATTAAGATATTATCAATATGTAGCAGTTGAAAACGCTATCAAGGCCATCTTATCTGGCAAGAAGAGAGTCCTTTTAACCATGGCTACTGGAAGCGGTAAAACTTATGTGGCTTTTCAAATTGCTTGGAAGTTGTATAGAGCAAATAGAGTTAGGAGAATCCTTTATTTAGTGGATAGAATATTCCTCCGAGAACAGGCATATAATGCTTTTGAGCCTTTCGGGAATGCGAGAATAGAGCTAACAAGTGATAATATAACCATGGCCAAAGACATATATTTTGCAACTTATCAAACGTTATACTCAAAGAAAGATAGCAAGAGAGTGTATGAACATTTTGATAGAGATTTCTTCGATATGGTAATAATTGATGAGTGCCACCGTTCTGGTTGGAAGAGATGGCACGATATCCTTAGGTACTTTAAAAACGCGATACACCTAGGATTAACAGCTACCCCCAAGAGAACGGATAACATTGATACGTACGCATATTTTGGGAAACCGGTATATGAATACCCCATGGCCCGTGGAATTGAAGATGGGTTCTTAGCTCCACCATATGAAATAATTAGGGTATGGACAAACATTGATAAGGAAGGAAAGCTTGTAATAAGGGAGCTTAAAAGTAAAGGAATAAAGATCGAAGTTCCTGAAGGAGCAGAGTTAAAGGAATACTATACAATGGAAGAATTTGAGAAGGAGATATTATTACCGGATAGAACAAGAAAGATAGTTGAATGGATAGCCAAGTTTTTGGAGGAGACAGATCCGCTAGCTAAAACAGTGATTTTCTGTCCAACTCAGAGACACGCAAGGGAAGTTGCAACGTTGTTAAATAACTATTTTAATCCAAAATTTGAAGTCGATAACTATGCATATCCGATAATTGCTGAGGACAGAGAGGCACATGATATTCTAAGGAGAAAATTCGCTAATTCAGACGAAAAGTTTCCAGTCGTAGCTACTACTGTCGACGTTTTAAGTACTGGTGTTGATGTCCCTCCAATTAAAAATGTAATCTTCTTAAAGCCCATAAATTCAAAAGTTGAGTTCCATCAGATTATTGGTAGAGCGACCCGTATAGACGAACGCTCTGGAAAATACGTCTTTAGGATAATAGACTTTACAGGAGCAGCAAGATTATTTGATGAGTGGGATGTTCCCTCCCTAGAACCCCCAAAGGAAGGTAAAAGGGACTGGTTCTTAAAGATACAAATCCTTGACGGTGATACACTTGAGCCGATTAAGAATGCAGATGTCGTCGTTTTTGTTAGCCCCAGTAACCCACTCCATGTAAAGTCCGATGATGAAGGATTTATCTTTGTAGAAGGAGTTCCGAGGGAAGCTGTTAAAGTAGACATAAGGGCGAGTGGGTATAAAGGCAAGGAAACAATTGTGCCAACGTTCCCAACTTCAAATCCCAGGGAATACGTTACAGTAACCCTAAGGCCTACCCAGAGGAAAACGACGCTCCCAGTTAAAGTTGAGGGGTTAGATGTCTATATTGACGAAGAAAACAGGGTGAAGATAGACGTTAGAGGTAACAAGCTCCTTGATGCTGAGTACATAAAATATTCCAAAGACGAGATAAAGAAGAGGGTCACGAGATTAGAGGACTTAAAAGAGATATGGAAAAACAAAAATAAACGTGAGGCCTTTAAAAATGAGCTCAAGAGACTAGGAATTGATCTAAAACTTCTAGCGAAGGTCAAGAAGATGGCAGACGTTGATGAGTTCGATTTGCTGGCAAACATCTTGTTCGATGCTCCCGTTATCTCCAGGGATGAGAGAGCAAGAATGTGCCTGAGAGTTAAAAGAGAGTTCATTAACAAGCATGGAGAAAAAATTAGGGAGTTAATATTTGACTTAATCGATAGATATAGGATGTTTGGGATTGACGAGCTTAGGCCAGAAGTTTTAGAGCATCCTTACTTCAGGAGAGAATATGGAGGTCTTATGGAGGTAATAAAAATCCTGGGGGATGGTGATCCAAATAAGGGGATGAGAAAGTTGATCATGATCCTCGAAGAACTAATTAGAGGGATTTATGCCGATCTATATGAGGAGGTGTGACACATGGACAGAACCCAATTTGCAAGCTTAATTGAGCAGATATATGAAATTATGAGGAGGGATGGTTTAACGTTAATTGATTACGTCGAGCAACTGTCTTGGATACTCTTTCTTAAACTCCTGGATGATGAAGAGAAGAAGAAAGAGTTACTCCACTATGAAAGTGAATCAAGTTATACTCCTTTAATCGAGAAAAAGTATAGATTTTCAAACTGGCCGAGTGCCGTGGGGGCAAAGAATTTTGAAATGGCCGATGCAGAGAAATTGAAAAAGTTTGTGGAAGAGGAAGTACTCCCCTACCTCAGGAATTTAAGTGGTAGTCCCGAGAGGGAAAAGATTGCAGAGATTTTCAGGAATATAACCTTGAAGATTAGGGATCCCCACAACTTCAAGGAGATCCTTCTAAAGATAAAGGATATAGACTTCAACAATCCAGAAGACACGCATATAATGTCCCAGCTTTACGAGGAAACGCTTATGATGATGGGCCGTGAAGGAGGTGCAGCCGGAGAGTACTATACTCCAAGACCAGTAGTTAGATTTATGGTCAAGGTTATTGACCCGAAGCCAAATGAAACAATATTTGATCCTTTCTGTGGTTCTGGCGGTTTCTTGGTGGAGAGTTATAGGTATATAGTTGAAAAGTATGGAGATAAGCTGAGCCTCGAAGAGTATAAAAGTCTGTCAAAGAATTTTTACGGCCAAGAACTAAAGCCCCTCGCATTCCTAATAGCTACAATGAACACAATGTTACATGGTCTTCAGGCCAATATAGTACTTAAGGACACTTTCAGTGAAAATATAATTTCAGGCCCAAAAGAGCGATACAAGGTAATCCTAACGAACCCTCCCTTTGGTGGGAAGCTCTCAAAAAACCAGAAAGAAAACCTACCAATACCCGTTACGGCAAGTGAGCTTGCCGCATTACAGTATGTCATGAGGAAAGTGGAACCAGGGGGAAGAGTTGGAATAGTTCTTCCAGATGGGGTTCTATCAAATATAACAAAATCCTATGTGAAAGTTAGAAAAGAGCTCGTAGAGAAGAATAATGTTTTCGCAATAGTAAGCCTTCCCCAGGGCGTATTTGCAAATATATCGCCGAAGGGTGGGAGTGGACCAAAAGCAAGTCTTCTGTTCTTTGAGCGCGGGAAGCCAACGAAGGAAATATGGTATTACGAGCTCGTTCCGCCGAACGGGAAGAACTACACTAGGGCGAACCCGATTAAGTATGAAGACCTTAAAGATGCCCTTGAAAAGTTCGAGGCGTGGAGAAAATACCTCGAAACTGGCGACAAGAAGTGGAGGAAGAAGGCCATCTCAGAGAACTCGTGGGTCGTGAGCATCGAGGAGATTAAGGAGAACGACTACGACCTGAGCGCGAGAAACCCGAACAAGAAGCTAACGGTGGAGTATCCCGCTCCCGAAGAGATTATCGCGAGCCTTGAGGAGAAGGAAAGGAAGATAGTGGAGCTGTTGGGCGAGATTAAATCCATCCTCGGTGAGAAGCCATGAGAGAGAGACCGCTTACCGAGTTCATCTCGAAGAAGGGCGAAAAGAAGGAATCCGCGACGCCGAAGGTCGGAGTTAAAGGTCCGTGGAAACTACCCGAAGGCTGGAGATGGATAAAGCTCAGAACAATTGGGGATATTCGGAAAGAAACCATTAATCCCCAACAATATCCAAGTGAGCTTTTTGAACTATATAGTATTCCTGCCTACCACTCCACAGGCAAACCAGAGTTAAAGCTTGGAAAACAGATAAAGAGCAACAAATTTATCGTGAAGCCCGGAGATATTTTATTTGGAAAACTAAATCCACATTTGCCAAAAGTCTGGATTGTAGAACCAAACAAGGGATACCGGCAAATAGCCAGTACAGAACTATTTCCAATCATTGTAAACAACAAAAAAGCCATAACAAAATATGTCTACTGGTATTTGCTGTCCCCACAGGTTAGAGAAGAACTAGTTCGCAAAGTCATTGGGACGACAGGCAGCAGGAAGAGAATTGGCAAAGATGATATACTTAACCTAAAAATTCCTCTCCCCCCGCTCCCTGAACAAAAGCGTATAGTTACGAAGCTCGACGAGCTTAACAAACGCATAGAAGAGGCAAAGCGCCTCGCAAGAGAAGCCAGAGAAGAAGCAGAGAAGCTGATGGCCTCTGCACTCCACGAGGTCTTCTCGAAGGCGGAGGAGAAGGGATGGGGGTGGGTAAGGCTTGGAGATGTTGTAACACGCAGAAATGAAACAATTGATCCTGCTCAAAATCCAGACTTGCCATTTGTGGGTCTTGAACATATCACCCCCGGTGAAGTAAAATTGAGTAAGTATTCATCCAGAGTAGATTTGAGAAGCCAGAAATATGTATTTTATCCTGGAGACGTTCTTTATGGAAAATTAAGGCCATACTTAGATAAGGCGGTAGTGGCAACAATAAAAGGAATGTGCTCTACGGATTTACTTGTGTTGACTCCCAAGGAGGGATTAATGCCCGAGTATCTCGTGACTTTTATGCACACTCCCCAATTCCGTGAACTGGTCACTCAATACATGCGTGGGACAAATCACCCACGAATCTCGTGGAAATCACTACAAAAATTTAAAATCCCCCTTCCGCCCCTCGAAGAACAAAAACGCATCGTCACATACCTAAATTCAATCCATGAGCGCGTACAGAGACTAATTAAACTCTACAAGGAAAGAGAGAAGGAACTCGAGCAACTGTTCCCTTCAATACTTGACAGGGCATTTAAGGGGAAGTTATGAGGATTTAAGTATGAAGCAGTTCCTTGGCTATCTCAACTACTTCAGCTTAAAGAGACTTTGGAGACAAGTTAGATATAGACGTTGATTCTCTACTTCAAACAAAAATTCCCTACAAGGAGTATGTGGTGAGACATATTAGAGATGTTTTTGCTAATTGGCTTGGGCTCAAGGAAGTCAAAAAGCTGAAAATAACTGCAGGAGTCCCAGAATATGGTTTAAACCCACATATCATGATAATAGCAATATTTGAAGACTCTGAGAAATCTGTTCAACTTTCAGAAGAGTTTGAATATGAGCTTCTCTCGGGAGATCTAAAAGCCTCAAATAGGATTATAGTATACTCTCTCTTCAAGTAGAACGAATTAGCTGGAAGTTCAGTATATACTAAATTACTAACCCAAAACTATCCTTAACCAAATCTTTTTAATTCTATCCACTCAGCTCGCTGATGATGGAAATGTTCGAGGAAGTTCAGGTTGAAGCTTACGTTTTTCCCACGGAGGATGTAGAGAAGGTCAAGAAGGCCATGCTCAACTTAGTCCCTGGGCTAAAGTTCGAGGCATTCGATAGGGGAGACTACATGCTCCTCGTCGGCAAGACCACAGATAAGAGAGCCCTACAAAGGCTGTACGAGCTCTTCAGGGGACAGCAAATATTGGATACAGCTAGGATGATGCTTGAGGAGGGCTACTTCGGGGAGGAGATAATAATCAAGGTTCACAAGCAGGTAGCTTACGTTGGCAAGGTAAACTTCAACGAAGAATCACCCCTAGGCCCAATAACGATAATAATCAGGACTAAGGAGCCAAAGAAGCTCATGAAGTGGCTCGCTCCTAGGACTAAGAACGGAGTTCCTATAGAATGATTTTATAGCCTTCAGTTCTTTTCTCAATTTGGTGAGCCTAATTGATCGAGGAAGTTAGCAAGGAGATTGAGAGGCTTAGGGACGAGATGGTTCAGACTTTAGTGGAGCTTATAAAAATTCCCGCATTGAGCCCGGACTACGGGGGAGAGGGAGAGTACGACAAGGCCCAGAAACTCTTGGAGATAATAAAGGGCTGGCCCTTCGACAAGGTTGAAGTTTACGAGGCCCC encodes the following:
- a CDS encoding EVE domain-containing protein; translation: MRLWLCITNRNNWKIIKKKNVWGVPRRHENTMKKVRPGDKLVIYVKQETKKGEVLEPMIVGIFEVVSEPYTDSTRIFKAHAPGETYPIRVKIRPLKIGEVKFKPLIPKLKFIKNKKKWSGHLMGKAMREIPEEDYRLIESMLG
- the hsdR gene encoding EcoAI/FtnUII family type I restriction enzme subunit R, which translates into the protein MREDETRKTLIDKMLENSGWIIDENVKEEYVISPGMIINERGNRIRKKRADYVLFYPTIYDGHPIAVVEAKRVSKDVLAGLEQAKAYMKMLGVPFAYATNGHEIVEYNIFTKRAVKINKFPTPSELWERKVRWEEIEDPNPLKVPYKIVEGKTLRYYQYVAVENAIKAILSGKKRVLLTMATGSGKTYVAFQIAWKLYRANRVRRILYLVDRIFLREQAYNAFEPFGNARIELTSDNITMAKDIYFATYQTLYSKKDSKRVYEHFDRDFFDMVIIDECHRSGWKRWHDILRYFKNAIHLGLTATPKRTDNIDTYAYFGKPVYEYPMARGIEDGFLAPPYEIIRVWTNIDKEGKLVIRELKSKGIKIEVPEGAELKEYYTMEEFEKEILLPDRTRKIVEWIAKFLEETDPLAKTVIFCPTQRHAREVATLLNNYFNPKFEVDNYAYPIIAEDREAHDILRRKFANSDEKFPVVATTVDVLSTGVDVPPIKNVIFLKPINSKVEFHQIIGRATRIDERSGKYVFRIIDFTGAARLFDEWDVPSLEPPKEGKRDWFLKIQILDGDTLEPIKNADVVVFVSPSNPLHVKSDDEGFIFVEGVPREAVKVDIRASGYKGKETIVPTFPTSNPREYVTVTLRPTQRKTTLPVKVEGLDVYIDEENRVKIDVRGNKLLDAEYIKYSKDEIKKRVTRLEDLKEIWKNKNKREAFKNELKRLGIDLKLLAKVKKMADVDEFDLLANILFDAPVISRDERARMCLRVKREFINKHGEKIRELIFDLIDRYRMFGIDELRPEVLEHPYFRREYGGLMEVIKILGDGDPNKGMRKLIMILEELIRGIYADLYEEV
- a CDS encoding class I SAM-dependent DNA methyltransferase, which codes for MDRTQFASLIEQIYEIMRRDGLTLIDYVEQLSWILFLKLLDDEEKKKELLHYESESSYTPLIEKKYRFSNWPSAVGAKNFEMADAEKLKKFVEEEVLPYLRNLSGSPEREKIAEIFRNITLKIRDPHNFKEILLKIKDIDFNNPEDTHIMSQLYEETLMMMGREGGAAGEYYTPRPVVRFMVKVIDPKPNETIFDPFCGSGGFLVESYRYIVEKYGDKLSLEEYKSLSKNFYGQELKPLAFLIATMNTMLHGLQANIVLKDTFSENIISGPKERYKVILTNPPFGGKLSKNQKENLPIPVTASELAALQYVMRKVEPGGRVGIVLPDGVLSNITKSYVKVRKELVEKNNVFAIVSLPQGVFANISPKGGSGPKASLLFFERGKPTKEIWYYELVPPNGKNYTRANPIKYEDLKDALEKFEAWRKYLETGDKKWRKKAISENSWVVSIEEIKENDYDLSARNPNKKLTVEYPAPEEIIASLEEKERKIVELLGEIKSILGEKP
- a CDS encoding restriction endonuclease subunit S gives rise to the protein MRERPLTEFISKKGEKKESATPKVGVKGPWKLPEGWRWIKLRTIGDIRKETINPQQYPSELFELYSIPAYHSTGKPELKLGKQIKSNKFIVKPGDILFGKLNPHLPKVWIVEPNKGYRQIASTELFPIIVNNKKAITKYVYWYLLSPQVREELVRKVIGTTGSRKRIGKDDILNLKIPLPPLPEQKRIVTKLDELNKRIEEAKRLAREAREEAEKLMASALHEVFSKAEEKGWGWVRLGDVVTRRNETIDPAQNPDLPFVGLEHITPGEVKLSKYSSRVDLRSQKYVFYPGDVLYGKLRPYLDKAVVATIKGMCSTDLLVLTPKEGLMPEYLVTFMHTPQFRELVTQYMRGTNHPRISWKSLQKFKIPLPPLEEQKRIVTYLNSIHERVQRLIKLYKEREKELEQLFPSILDRAFKGKL
- a CDS encoding RNA-binding domain-containing protein translates to MMEMFEEVQVEAYVFPTEDVEKVKKAMLNLVPGLKFEAFDRGDYMLLVGKTTDKRALQRLYELFRGQQILDTARMMLEEGYFGEEIIIKVHKQVAYVGKVNFNEESPLGPITIIIRTKEPKKLMKWLAPRTKNGVPIE